The Fervidibacillus albus genome contains a region encoding:
- the tyrS gene encoding tyrosine--tRNA ligase codes for MVNLGKLSKEQMLELERQLNIYLSNTLEVIPENELREKIANSIIKRKPLKIKLGLDPSAPDVHLGHTVVLNKLKQFQENGHIIQLIIGDFTGKIGDPTGKSSARNQLTDEEVKRNAQTYFEQFGKVLDMEKVELHYNSKWLSKLDFEDIIHLSSKITVARLMERNDFTNRMAKGIPIHLHEFFYPLMQGYDSVVLESDIELGGTDQHFNLLMGRHLQEHFGKEKQVVLMLPLLEGLDGVEKMSKSKKNYIGIDEDPNQMFGKIMSIPDELIIKYFELLTNLSLEEKEKIRNGILNGSLHPRDAKAYLSKCIVSTYHGDEAARKAEKNFNTVFQKGQLPEDIPVVKWSGNREVSIVNLLVDLGMQKSKSDARRMIKNGGIRINTKKVTDINLIVTIDDEMVLQVGKRKFIKLKL; via the coding sequence GTGGTTAATTTAGGAAAGTTGTCGAAAGAACAAATGCTCGAATTGGAAAGGCAACTCAATATTTATTTAAGTAATACTCTTGAAGTAATTCCAGAAAATGAATTGAGAGAGAAAATCGCAAATTCTATCATAAAACGGAAACCATTGAAAATAAAATTAGGTTTGGATCCATCAGCACCTGATGTTCATCTAGGTCATACAGTTGTGTTAAATAAACTAAAACAATTCCAGGAAAACGGACATATTATACAATTAATAATAGGCGACTTCACTGGAAAAATTGGGGATCCAACAGGAAAATCATCGGCCAGAAATCAGCTTACTGATGAAGAGGTAAAAAGAAATGCCCAAACTTATTTTGAACAGTTTGGTAAAGTATTAGATATGGAAAAAGTGGAATTACACTACAATTCCAAGTGGTTGTCAAAACTTGATTTTGAGGACATAATTCATCTTTCCTCTAAAATAACAGTAGCTAGATTAATGGAGAGGAATGATTTTACAAACCGAATGGCTAAAGGAATTCCAATTCATCTTCATGAATTTTTTTATCCACTTATGCAAGGCTATGATTCGGTCGTTTTAGAGAGTGATATAGAGTTAGGAGGAACGGATCAACACTTTAATTTGCTTATGGGAAGACACTTACAAGAACACTTTGGGAAAGAGAAACAAGTGGTTTTGATGTTACCTTTACTTGAAGGACTTGATGGTGTTGAAAAAATGTCAAAATCAAAAAAGAATTATATCGGTATTGATGAAGATCCGAATCAAATGTTTGGTAAAATTATGTCCATTCCAGATGAGTTAATTATTAAGTATTTTGAATTATTAACGAATTTGTCGTTGGAAGAAAAGGAAAAAATTCGTAATGGAATACTTAATGGATCATTACATCCTAGAGATGCTAAAGCGTATTTATCAAAATGCATAGTTTCAACGTATCACGGTGATGAAGCGGCTAGAAAAGCAGAGAAAAATTTTAATACTGTATTTCAAAAAGGCCAATTGCCGGAAGATATTCCGGTAGTAAAATGGAGTGGCAATCGTGAAGTTTCTATCGTAAATTTACTTGTGGATTTAGGGATGCAAAAGTCGAAAAGTGATGCTCGAAGAATGATTAAAAACGGCGGTATAAGAATTAATACTAAAAAAGTAACAGATATAAATTTAATAGTAACGATTGATGATGAGATGGTGCTACAGGTCGGAAAAAGAAAGTTTATTAAGTTGAAACTATAA
- a CDS encoding helix-turn-helix domain-containing protein, giving the protein MNNYGEVFRELRVTRGMSIVELADDFVSKSSISRFERMESDLTFEKLIHLLEKLKVSMNEFIYLNSQKQQKRSSLELLSKAIIDNDPNLLRQRLDNEWHLFQNNKNIYSRLIATVLECHYKDLIGEKIEFDQNLQFLTDYFFRCELWTQFDVVLFGNAMAFLPIETAIVISKEIAKKTKTFHNNRQSFETIINTLENITMICLEKGRIEDAKDFLRIIEQLDMDETFILERIIFKFIKGIYIIKVDDEINGRRMVEEALSAMHLAESLQFEHMFRQYFKKVID; this is encoded by the coding sequence ATGAATAATTATGGAGAAGTATTTCGAGAATTAAGGGTTACTCGAGGAATGTCAATTGTAGAATTGGCGGATGATTTCGTTTCAAAGTCTTCCATATCGAGATTTGAACGGATGGAGTCGGATCTAACCTTCGAAAAATTAATCCATCTTTTAGAAAAATTAAAGGTTTCAATGAATGAATTTATTTATTTAAATTCACAAAAACAACAGAAACGGTCTTCGTTGGAATTGCTTTCGAAGGCCATCATTGATAACGATCCGAATCTGCTTCGTCAACGACTTGATAACGAATGGCATTTGTTTCAAAACAATAAAAATATTTATTCGAGATTGATTGCAACCGTGTTAGAATGCCATTATAAGGACTTAATCGGCGAAAAAATCGAATTTGATCAAAATTTACAGTTTCTAACGGATTATTTCTTTCGATGCGAACTTTGGACACAGTTTGATGTCGTTTTGTTTGGCAACGCAATGGCCTTTCTTCCCATTGAAACGGCAATCGTCATTTCTAAAGAAATTGCCAAAAAAACAAAAACATTTCATAATAACCGTCAAAGTTTTGAAACGATCATTAATACATTAGAAAACATAACGATGATTTGTTTAGAAAAGGGAAGAATAGAAGATGCAAAGGATTTTTTACGAATTATTGAACAGTTAGATATGGACGAGACATTTATTTTGGAAAGAATCATTTTTAAGTTTATAAAAGGGATATATATAATAAAAGTTGACGATGAAATAAATGGACGGCGAATGGTCGAAGAAGCTTTATCTGCAATGCATTTAGCGGAATCATTGCAGTTTGAACATATGTTTAGGCAATATTTTAAAAAAGTAATTGATTAA
- a CDS encoding CPBP family intramembrane glutamic endopeptidase, with product MEKVLKRKFGTTDKYVLSLLMVCLISSVAYADVYLFILIGTSLLAVLQVFIETKSLKFIHTELLKKKFLIYTLIVIPILEEYIFRYLTYHLLQLQGTPNHFFVVISSLTFTFIHYYKLKEKSFYKFILGLILAIVFLWTENLFITIYIHVTFNVLVYLIKYTEFYRGFE from the coding sequence GTGGAAAAAGTGTTAAAAAGGAAATTTGGAACGACAGATAAATATGTTTTGTCCTTGTTAATGGTCTGTCTGATTAGTTCCGTCGCATATGCGGACGTTTATTTATTTATCCTAATTGGTACCTCTCTATTGGCAGTTCTTCAAGTCTTCATTGAAACGAAATCATTAAAATTCATACACACGGAATTACTGAAGAAAAAGTTTTTGATTTATACTTTAATTGTCATTCCAATATTGGAAGAATATATTTTTAGATATCTGACTTATCATTTACTCCAACTTCAAGGAACACCAAATCATTTTTTTGTCGTTATTTCTTCATTGACATTTACATTTATTCATTATTATAAGTTAAAGGAAAAAAGTTTTTATAAGTTTATTTTAGGTTTGATTTTAGCCATTGTCTTCCTATGGACGGAAAATCTTTTCATTACAATCTATATCCATGTAACATTTAATGTTCTCGTCTATTTAATAAAATATACTGAGTTTTATCGTGGGTTTGAATAG
- a CDS encoding YcaO-like family protein translates to MRTLLTKEFIDLRVQHFKGKVFGLWRKPEFYHRIGSYPLPKFKFITSSFPRFEKMVYQTDHIHFTFHLSGYGMLQNETQMAFLGESAERFAYASQYSILKNQIIFDSYNNLMEKKKDHELVCSLDYINIHYDKNHNQYIKGSDKISWLKIHSLIKKDCYVYIPFQMIVSGASKMLPSEKHPIMNAVSTGTASHETFTQSLENAIIEYMQLDSFNIHWYGGVKGKDITDSSKDIIDNVFGKDSDFFERFTIKFTDISFDKPIFVVMCEIFSDDNHLPRYTVGIQGAYTLHKAIYRSLMETLAILEYNLNICWTDPERFKNVVSLTTFDNLDDNVIYYSRVGKPKLKYIPYSFQPVNKVNNLQDLLRSLIEYSTYAGWINITPVDFVGCNQVVTRVVIPEFLPLCIPSFPQSRHPKYLHLSGVVNDDPHPLP, encoded by the coding sequence ATGAGAACATTACTGACAAAAGAATTTATCGATCTTAGAGTTCAACATTTTAAAGGAAAGGTTTTTGGCTTGTGGAGGAAACCAGAATTCTATCATCGTATAGGTTCTTACCCTTTACCTAAGTTTAAATTTATTACCTCTAGCTTTCCTCGTTTTGAAAAAATGGTTTATCAAACGGATCATATTCATTTTACCTTTCATTTAAGCGGGTATGGGATGTTGCAAAACGAAACTCAGATGGCATTCCTTGGTGAATCGGCAGAACGATTTGCGTATGCTTCCCAATATTCAATATTAAAAAATCAGATTATTTTTGACTCATATAATAACTTAATGGAAAAGAAAAAAGATCATGAACTTGTTTGTTCCTTAGATTATATAAATATTCATTATGATAAGAATCACAATCAATATATTAAAGGAAGCGACAAAATATCTTGGTTAAAAATACACTCATTAATCAAAAAAGACTGTTATGTTTATATTCCTTTTCAAATGATCGTATCCGGTGCGTCTAAAATGCTACCTTCCGAAAAACATCCGATTATGAATGCAGTTTCTACGGGTACAGCTTCTCATGAAACTTTTACCCAAAGTTTAGAAAATGCCATTATTGAATATATGCAATTAGATTCATTTAATATTCATTGGTATGGGGGCGTGAAAGGAAAAGATATTACAGATTCTTCTAAAGATATTATTGATAATGTTTTTGGAAAAGACAGTGATTTTTTCGAACGGTTTACGATAAAATTTACAGATATTTCATTTGATAAGCCCATTTTTGTCGTCATGTGTGAAATTTTTTCCGATGATAATCATTTGCCTAGATATACAGTTGGCATTCAAGGAGCCTATACCCTTCATAAAGCGATTTATCGATCTTTAATGGAAACATTAGCGATTTTGGAATACAACTTAAATATATGTTGGACAGATCCAGAACGATTCAAAAATGTTGTTTCATTAACTACTTTTGATAATCTCGATGATAATGTCATTTATTATTCTAGGGTTGGGAAACCAAAGTTGAAATACATCCCATACTCTTTTCAACCTGTTAATAAAGTGAATAATCTTCAAGATTTGTTACGTTCGCTAATCGAATATAGTACTTATGCAGGATGGATCAACATTACTCCAGTCGATTTTGTTGGATGTAATCAAGTAGTAACGAGAGTGGTGATTCCTGAGTTTTTACCCCTTTGTATTCCAAGTTTTCCGCAATCAAGGCATCCAAAGTATCTTCATTTATCCGGTGTTGTTAATGATGATCCACACCCTCTTCCTTAA
- a CDS encoding SagB family peptide dehydrogenase has translation MVTINKGYVNLHSLIYDDRSNIANLSNEKLFSSVLKGYIHSNAFDYLLNLNSIRLTDIRSLGFFNESGIANKMNDIRSKEELIDHKHVFHLPKPKKLKANFVEILENRQSIRSYTEQRMEQKELSTLLKYAIGIKDSKKGRENSIHRYYSSGGALYPISVFVYINNVEYMKNGVYLYQPYSHSLLLKTTHFTGKEFLADNVIDTQNCNIILLFHFEINRNYLKYGELSLLLALIETGIMAQNIHLLANALHYSSCDAAGFEKRYAEEQLQLDGINSHIIHSLVIGKER, from the coding sequence ATGGTGACCATTAATAAAGGATATGTGAATTTACATAGTCTCATATACGATGACCGATCAAATATTGCTAATTTATCCAACGAAAAACTATTTTCGAGCGTATTAAAAGGGTATATTCATTCCAATGCATTTGATTATTTACTAAATCTGAATAGTATTCGTTTAACGGATATACGTTCCCTTGGTTTTTTCAATGAATCTGGGATTGCCAATAAAATGAATGATATTCGGAGTAAGGAGGAATTAATCGATCATAAACATGTTTTTCATCTACCTAAACCGAAAAAACTAAAGGCGAATTTTGTTGAAATTCTTGAAAATAGACAAAGTATCCGAAGCTATACGGAACAACGGATGGAGCAAAAAGAACTATCTACCCTTTTAAAATATGCCATAGGAATAAAAGATTCGAAAAAAGGTAGAGAAAATTCCATTCACCGATATTATAGCTCGGGCGGTGCTCTCTATCCAATTTCGGTATTTGTATATATTAATAATGTCGAATATATGAAAAATGGTGTTTATTTATACCAACCATATTCCCATTCGTTGTTATTAAAAACTACCCATTTTACTGGGAAAGAATTTTTGGCAGATAATGTAATTGATACACAAAATTGTAATATCATCCTATTATTTCATTTTGAAATCAATCGAAATTATCTCAAATATGGTGAGTTATCTTTACTTTTGGCACTCATTGAAACGGGAATTATGGCCCAAAATATTCATTTATTAGCAAATGCTTTACATTATTCATCCTGTGATGCGGCGGGTTTTGAAAAACGATATGCCGAAGAACAATTACAACTAGACGGAATCAACTCCCATATTATACATTCTTTAGTTATCGGAAAGGAGCGATAG
- a CDS encoding LlsX family protein, whose amino-acid sequence MNLKRISISFILSIIITFIFFTLLITYDYSKIDLSSLKESQNFSLFGLEYYRIEVVEGKDPKGIPNNFNMSLFGFVLGIVLFFILEMLSKKKTTKR is encoded by the coding sequence ATGAATTTAAAAAGAATATCGATTTCTTTTATCTTGTCTATAATTATTACTTTTATCTTTTTTACCCTTCTCATTACTTATGATTATTCGAAAATCGATCTGTCTTCTTTAAAAGAGTCACAAAACTTTTCTTTATTCGGATTAGAATATTATCGTATTGAAGTCGTTGAAGGGAAAGATCCAAAAGGTATCCCGAATAATTTTAATATGTCATTATTTGGTTTTGTATTGGGAATTGTTCTATTTTTTATCCTTGAAATGTTAAGTAAAAAAAAGACAACCAAGAGGTGA
- a CDS encoding ABC transporter permease has protein sequence MKYLRYCFIELKIILIRTPIALFFSIIFPLFMMMIIVGSTGNIEIGNGYYFIDKYVFIALGLGVLPTSLVSLPISIAVEKEIGAFERYVLFGINPIGIVLTKMFAHFIITFIQFVIVIFFGRVIFNLQLLPFDYFLSFIFHFSLCIILLLLMGVLLANIFNRVQVVQITGMFIMFLLLALTGGITDYSTLPEPIQKSMAYVPITYLMNDFYKIWFLETKILPKYLSLAIIYIVLFILFNLFVIYKKYKFLVIKKQKDFPINNFPHYKLNERR, from the coding sequence ATGAAATATTTACGTTACTGTTTCATTGAACTGAAGATTATCTTGATTCGTACACCTATTGCTCTGTTTTTTAGCATCATTTTTCCACTCTTTATGATGATGATTATAGTCGGAAGTACAGGAAATATCGAGATTGGCAATGGATACTATTTTATTGATAAGTATGTATTTATTGCTTTAGGTCTTGGGGTATTACCAACGAGTCTTGTTTCTTTACCTATTTCAATCGCCGTTGAAAAGGAAATTGGAGCTTTTGAAAGATATGTTTTATTTGGAATCAATCCAATAGGGATCGTACTAACTAAAATGTTTGCTCATTTTATTATAACGTTTATTCAGTTTGTGATTGTTATCTTTTTTGGTCGGGTCATTTTCAATTTGCAATTATTACCCTTTGATTATTTTCTCTCTTTTATTTTTCATTTTAGTTTATGCATCATTCTTTTATTACTAATGGGAGTTTTGTTAGCCAATATCTTTAATCGCGTTCAAGTTGTCCAGATTACAGGAATGTTTATAATGTTCTTGCTATTAGCTTTAACTGGAGGAATTACCGACTATTCAACGCTACCTGAACCAATTCAAAAATCGATGGCGTACGTCCCCATCACTTATTTAATGAACGACTTTTATAAAATATGGTTTCTGGAAACAAAAATTTTACCAAAATATTTATCTTTAGCAATCATTTATATCGTTCTGTTTATTCTATTCAATCTTTTTGTTATTTATAAAAAATATAAATTTTTAGTAATAAAAAAACAAAAAGATTTTCCTATTAATAATTTTCCTCATTATAAGTTAAATGAAAGGAGGTGA
- a CDS encoding ATP-binding cassette domain-containing protein yields MDIFSLENVRVRIKDKMILDLKDRSIHITEGDVIGIIGENGAGKTTFIRVLLDLIKFEGKVQRNISFQSIGVQMQKNGFSGLIKVYELISFICNSSIKKMQLMEKMRDFQIEHLLNKRVESLSGGELQRLTLFLVMYRDPEVLIFDEITTGLDYQTRQMVLSYLKKIMHNKTALIVTHYYEEVEKLANKLLILYHGRLLDYGSIDYLFEKNQIFSSYILKKDDFYLLEKASEKWYEIEDKVVVINRSKKEEEERLQIIHKSNCTYDYKKKDIYSLYKNIIEQKGVK; encoded by the coding sequence ATGGATATTTTTTCGTTGGAAAATGTTCGGGTTCGAATAAAAGATAAAATGATACTCGACCTCAAAGATCGGTCAATCCATATTACGGAAGGTGATGTCATCGGTATAATTGGTGAAAATGGGGCTGGGAAAACGACGTTTATTCGAGTACTTCTTGATTTAATCAAATTTGAAGGGAAAGTTCAGCGAAATATTTCCTTCCAATCCATCGGTGTCCAAATGCAAAAAAATGGATTCTCAGGTTTGATCAAAGTTTATGAATTAATCTCCTTTATTTGCAACTCTTCAATAAAAAAAATGCAACTAATGGAGAAAATGAGGGATTTTCAGATTGAACACTTGTTAAATAAACGGGTGGAATCTTTATCGGGAGGAGAACTTCAACGACTGACGCTGTTTCTTGTTATGTATCGTGATCCAGAGGTTTTAATATTTGATGAAATTACCACTGGATTAGATTACCAAACTCGGCAAATGGTATTAAGTTATCTTAAAAAAATAATGCATAACAAAACGGCGTTAATTGTGACTCATTACTATGAAGAAGTTGAAAAATTAGCCAACAAATTGCTCATTCTTTATCATGGGAGGTTGCTTGACTATGGTTCAATTGATTATTTATTTGAAAAGAATCAAATTTTTTCCAGCTATATTTTAAAAAAGGATGATTTTTATTTATTAGAAAAAGCATCAGAAAAATGGTATGAAATCGAGGATAAAGTGGTTGTCATTAACAGGAGCAAGAAAGAAGAGGAAGAGCGGCTACAAATTATTCACAAAAGCAATTGTACATATGATTATAAGAAAAAAGACATTTATAGTTTGTATAAAAATATTATTGAACAGAAGGGTGTCAAATGA
- a CDS encoding winged helix-turn-helix transcriptional regulator: MDNQIQVDENGKLMCSIEYTIAVIGGKWKPVILWHLGTDGTLRYNKLKKFLPGITHKMLSQQLKELEKDGIIHRKQYNQIPPKVEYSLTEKGYTLMPILKAMHRWGAEHW; encoded by the coding sequence ATGGACAATCAAATTCAAGTCGATGAAAACGGAAAGTTAATGTGCTCGATTGAATATACAATCGCTGTTATCGGTGGCAAATGGAAACCTGTTATTTTGTGGCATTTAGGTACAGATGGCACGCTTCGCTATAATAAATTAAAGAAATTTCTTCCTGGAATTACACATAAAATGTTAAGTCAGCAATTAAAAGAACTAGAAAAAGATGGAATAATTCATCGGAAGCAATATAATCAGATTCCTCCAAAAGTAGAGTATTCCTTAACTGAAAAAGGGTATACTCTCATGCCTATTTTAAAAGCGATGCATCGATGGGGAGCAGAACATTGGTGA